In the genome of Epinephelus fuscoguttatus linkage group LG4, E.fuscoguttatus.final_Chr_v1, the window GCTTCCTGTTACTTCATTTCTGTctaatgtcagtgtttttgttcaaTAAGGTCGTATCATCTGATTGTCCTGATCCATAGTAATGAAAAAGACTGGTTGTGCAGTTACCATGGGGATCATGCGGCAGGACCTGATGCAGTCGCTCATTCCCATCATGCTCTGGTAGTCGGAGTACTCGCCCCTCCTCAGGAAGAACTGGTTGCCCATGAAGTTGGTGCGGTCATAGACCACGAAGCAGCCTCTCTGCACCCTGCAGGAGTGACACCTGCTCAGGTAGGAGGACATGTCGGAGCAGTCACTGCTGCACTCATAGGAACGACCCTGGAAGTTCCTGTCCTCGTAGAAGATGAcctgagagggagacagaggacatGTTTTAATGACTGATGGAGATCAGACTCGGTTCGGCTGCGAGAACCTGCAGCAGGAGCCCTGCTAATCCCTCATGTCCATCATGAATCCAGATGAACAGCTACAGATAATGTGTACAGTAACAGTGTTTCTTCATTAAAGCAACACTTGTTTGAACATGTCTTAAAATCAAAGTTCTTTGTTGCTCCTCTGCAGCTgcttcattattttaaaatcGAGATGTGTTACTCATAGATATAATACAGACTTACTGTCATGGTTTCAGACAGCTCGGGATGTTTTATGGACACATTTaggttgtttttaaaacagCTCTAAGGAGGAGTTTTTAATTGGATGTCTCTATAAAACCTACAGAAACATCGAGATATGTAATGTGTCTGTATAATATATGAAATACACTGTGAGACATATTCAATATCTGAATGTATGCTGGTGACTAAAAGAAAGTTGACTTTGAGAGTCACAAATAGAGACATGACTTAATCACTATGCATTCTGCAAACAGCTGTGTTTAAGATTGAAAATAGTATTAATTGCTTGTTTGTATGTGTCTATGgatatgtatatatagtatgtgcgtatgtgtatatgtagattaataatacagtatatgtgtatgtgtctatgtacatttaaagatattgtatatatgtatattcacatttacagtttatgtgcatatatgtgaatatgtgtataattatatatatactgtatatgtgtttgtgagtgtgtatatgtgggTGATGTTGATCAGAAGCCTTTGGAGGCAGATTTCTGATTTCAGATTTTGGTTGCAGAAATATAAATGTCGTGACAGAGTTTATAAATATTATGATCCACATATACATGATCCATAAAATATAGTTTTAcctaaaattatattttttaccTAGTTATTTTTGGTGTCAGGTGAAAACCTCATACCTCCAAAGGCTGAAGCTTTGTTCGGAATATTGTGTGTTATCGattgtcatgtcatgtctttCTGAGTGATGTGTGTGAGGAAGTTTGGAAGAAATAGTGCATGCTGGGACTTACCCTGCTCATCATGTTCATGTCGGTGGCGGACATGTTGGCGTGTTGTTGAcgtgctgctctgtgctgacgGAGGTGGAGTGCCTTCCCACCTGCGTGAGCTCATTGCTTT includes:
- the LOC125887265 gene encoding gamma-crystallin M3-like isoform X2; its protein translation is MSATDMNMMSRVIFYEDRNFQGRSYECSSDCSDMSSYLSRCHSCRVQRGCFVVYDRTNFMGNQFFLRRGEYSDYQSMMGMSDCIRSCRMIPMHRGSYRMRIYERENFGGHMHELMDDCDNVMDRYRMSNCMSCHVMDGHWLMYEQPHYRGRMMYMRPGEYRSFMNMGMNNMRFMSMKRIMDSYY